Proteins encoded within one genomic window of Festucalex cinctus isolate MCC-2025b chromosome 18, RoL_Fcin_1.0, whole genome shotgun sequence:
- the pimreg gene encoding LOW QUALITY PROTEIN: protein PIMREG (The sequence of the model RefSeq protein was modified relative to this genomic sequence to represent the inferred CDS: deleted 1 base in 1 codon), producing MTGRYPAFLERLLLRRQIQTEESCRRVLHNKVFLSSTEPSPRSVQMSSLAPVMDGVGRAVVGVWRAHTTLEESDGAESSPEAPDRFRKMRPSSSIGSLRRSLRKRLPLRSVQANSLPKGAGGGECTKEPKTSAVRKLTRTAQNSITGVYQRLQRNREFSRDQCLVATPGRIYEEEESASPLPRTPRVKTGRASGSRGRRTPDAGVLGVKHGGGRRQLVRKASLRSPYASPNIHKQRLKFDQDLESVSSGLSRLKRLSRAFDEFIGRDDKCSTTEKSSSLTANTTTTTMTTIVMRRKLDPNGKLSCSNLSHQASRMSKRVGGWVHAVREASLQ from the exons ATGACAGGGCGTTACCCAGCCTTCCTTGAGCGTCTTCTTCTTCGCCGCCAAATTCAAACAGAGGAGTCTTGTCGTCGAGTCTTGCACAACAAAGTGTTTCTTTCAAG CACTGAACCATCTCCACGCAGTGTCCAAATGTCATCGTTGGCTCCCGTGATGGACGGAGTGGGAAGAGCCGTGGTAGGTGTGTGGCGGGCCCACACCACCCTGGAGGAGTCGGACGGCGCCGAGAGCTCCCCCGAGGCCCCCGACCGCTTCCGCAAGATGCGCCCCTCGTCCTCCATCGGCTCGCTGCGCAGGTCGCTGCGCAAGCGTCTCCCGCTGCGCTCCGTTCAGGCCAACTCCCTCCCGAAAGGCGCCGGTGGAGGTGAGTGCACCAAGGAGCCCAAGACCAGTGCCGTCCGCAAGCTGACGCGCACCGCTCAGAACTCCATCACCGGGGTGTATCAG AGGTTGCAGAGGAACCGGGAGTTCTCTCGCGACCAGTGCTTGGTGGCGACACCGGGTCGCATCTATGAGGAGGAGGAGTCGGCCTCGCCGCTGCCTCGCACCCCCCGCGTC AAGACGGGACGCGCATCAGGCTCCAGAGGGAGGAGGACCCCGGACGCTGGCGTCCTCGGGGTGAAGCACGGAGGAGGGAGACGGCAGCTGGTTCGCAAAGCGTCGCTGCGAAGCCCCTATGCTTCTCCCAACATACACAAGCAGAGGCT GAAGTTTGACCAGGATCTGGAGTCTGTCTCAAGTGGACTCAGCAGGCTTAAACGTCTCTCGAGGGCCTTCGATGAGTTCATCGGAAGAGATGACAA GTGCAGCACAACGGAAAAGTCCAGTAGTTTGACAGCCAACACGACGACGACCACGATGACAACGATAGTGATGAGGAGGAAGTTGGACCCCAACGGTAAACTCAGCTGCTCCAACCTGAGTCATCAAGCCTCGCGGATGTCGAAGCGAGTCGGCGGCTGGGTCCATGCCGTCCGCGAAGCAAGCCTTCAATAA
- the tmigd1 gene encoding transmembrane and immunoglobulin domain-containing protein 1 translates to MVSYCFLVLALCAAQTLCVTIESAPGVDGEGVILTELDRTVSLVCRSNRSEDEGSELVWLRNGATVALRPENRKGQSGVCVMPVTHQDDGATFTCHLAGNASVEASVTLNVTYPPVLSGSEEVWVEDDSPLLLRCDAFANPPVTVWWTLNGSALDLVAGGFTVTDDGFASRLSANKAEKSKHEGLYRCTADSSVYGIKSKDFLVTVTEKTVKFPLMPIIAGVVVVCLTALLAIVSRWKRIVKCCK, encoded by the exons ATGGTATCCTACTGTTTCCTTGTGTTAGCACTGTGTGCGGCACAGACGTTGT GCGTCACCATTGAGTCAGCGCCCGGCGTGGACGGCGAGGGCGTCATCCTGACCGAGCTGGACAGAACCGTATCGCTGGTGTGTCGCAGCAACCGATCCGAGGATGAGGGATCGGAGCTGGTGTGGCTGAGGAACGGCGCCACGGTGGCTCTCCGCCCGGAAAACCGCAAGGGACAAAGCGGCGTGTGCGTCATGCCGGTCACCCACCAGGACGACGGCGCCACCTTCACCTGCCACCTGGCCGGCAACGCCAGCGTTGAGGCCTCCGTCACGCTCAATGTCACAT ATCCGCCCGTCCTGTCGGGATCTGAGGAGGTGTGGGTGGAAGACGACTCGCCGCTGCTCCTGCGCTGCGACGCCTTCGCCAACCCGCCCGTCACCGTGTGGTGGACCCTCAACGGCAGTGCTCTCGACCTCGTCGCGGGGGGCTTCACCGTGACCGACGACGGCTTCGCGAGCCGGCTGTCCGCCAACAAGGCGGAGAAGAGCAAGCACGAGGGCCTCTACCGCTGCACTGCCGACTCGTCTGTCTATGGAATCAAGAGCAAGGACTTCCTGGTCACTGTCACAG AAAAGACCGTCAAGTTTCCACTGATGCCCATCATAGCTGGCGTGGTTGTGGTGTGCCTCACGGCACTCCTCGCCATTGTTTCGCGCTGGAAAAGAATCGTCAAG TGCTGCAAGTGA
- the slc47a1 gene encoding multidrug and toxin extrusion protein 1, which translates to MDEPSPKSQARGPQVGPQVGPHVGPHVGPETPDVVVTQTGLGGKLLGCRWLPLVYREELIEVLRLTGPLLLFHILNFLLPLVISIFCGHIGNAELAGYALASATINVTAMVIVQGLTLACDTLISQTYGSKNLKRVGVILQRSSLILLLFCLPCWAVLINAHHLLLLMHQDRQVARIAQLYMMAFLPAVPAMFMHQLQVAYLQNQGIILPQMYTAALANLFNLGANYILIISLQLGVVGSAVANSLAQVAVCLLLYAYIRWKKLHVPTWGGWSSECLQDWGSFAKLAVPSTFMVCFEWWIWEIGGFLAGVLGEVDLAAQHVMVEISAITYMFPLGIHTAACVRVGNALGAGDTPRAILSCKVALVLTGLLAVLQGTVIGSSKSVLGYVFTSDENIAIMVSENLTIYTFLQFFDSLLCVCSGILVGCGMQKIAAASNLVSYYCIGLPIGVALMFAAHLRIFGLWLGLLTCVCLEACFFLVLIFKLNWKKVTKEAEERAGKKILETSKNGKLIEVTRCDRSADSPEASRSRYREAQDTTVKQLSNTQLVLRRGFALWAAVVTLAAGVAVHFAFPVPEIPMSSSANVTEIWSNVSTAMPTAWTEQTPMRL; encoded by the exons ATGGACGAACCATCTCCCAAGTCCCAAGCCAGAGGCCCTCAGGTGGGCCCTCAGGTGGGCCCCCATGTGGGCCCCCACGTAGGTCCGGAGACCCCGGATGTGGTGGTCACCCAGACGGGGTTGGGCGGCAAGCTTTTGGGGTGTCGTTGGCTGCCTCTGGTCTACAGAGAAGAGCTCATTGAGGTGCTGAGGCTCACGGGACCCCTG CTGCTGTTTCACATCCTGAACTTCCTGCTGCCTCTCGTCATCTCCATCTTCTGCGGTCACATCGGCAACGCTGAGCTGGCCGGATACGCGCTGGCGTCagcg ACCATCAACGTGACGGCCATGGTGATCGTGCAGGGCCTCACCTTGGCTTGTGACACGCTCATCTCTCAG ACGTACGGCAGCAAAAACCTGAAGCGCGTGGGCGTCATCCTGCAGCGGAGTTCGCTCATCCTGCTGCTCTTCTGCTTGCCCTGCTGGGCCGTGCTCATCAACGCTCACCACCTGCTGCTCCTCATGCACCAGGACCGACAGGTTGCCAG GATCGCCCAGCTCTACATGATGGCCTTCCTCCCGGCCGTTCCA GCCATGTTCATGCATCAGCTGCAAGTGGCCTACCTACAAAACCAG GGCATCATCCTGCCTCAGATGTACACGGCTGCGCTGGCCAACCTTTTCAACTTGGGGGCCAACTACATCTTGATCATCAGTCTCCAGCTGGGTGTTGT CGGGTCGGCAGTGGCCAACAGCCTAGCTCAGGTGGCCGTCTGCCTGCTGCTCTACGCTTACATCCGATGGAAGAAGCTCCACGTGCCCACGTGGGGAG GCTGGTCCAGTGAGTGTCTACAAGACTGGGGCTCCTTTGCCAAGCTGGCTGTGCCCAGCACCTTTATGGTGTGCTTCGAGTGGTGGATCTGGGAGATTGGAGGCTTCCTCGCAG GCGTTCTGGGCGAGGTGGATCTTGCAGCCCAACACGTAATGGTGGAAATATCAGCGATTACGTACATG TTTCCGCTTGGCATCCACACAGCCGCCTGCGTTCGTGTGGGCAATGCCCTGGGAGCAGGAGACACTCCCCGAGCCATACTCTCATGTAAAGTGGCTCTGGTTCTAACAG GACTGCTGGCTGTGCTGCAGGGCACCGTTATCGGCAGCTCCAAATCCGTCCTGGGCTACGTTTTCACATCAGACGA aaataTAGCTATCATGGTCTCAGAGAACCTCACCATCTACACGTTCCTGCAGTTTTTTGATTCACTCCTG TGCGTGTGCTCTGGAATTCTGGTCGGTTGCGGAATGCAGAAGATCGCCGCCGCGTCTAACTTGGTGAGCTACTACTGCATCGGCTTGCCAATAGGAGTCGCCCTCATGTTTGCCGCACACCTGCGAATATTCG GTTTGTGGCTCGGTCTCCTGACGTGTGTGTGCCTTGAGGCGTGTTTCTTTCTCGTTCTCATTTTCAAGCTCAACTGGAAAAAAGTCACCAAGGAG GCTGAAGAGCGAGCTGGTAAGAAAATTCTGGAGACGTCCAAGAACGGCAAGCTGATTGAAGTGACGCGGTGCGACCGCTCG GCTGACAGCCCGGAAGCTTCCAGAAGTCGTTATCGGGAGGCCCAGGACACAACGGTGAAGCAGCTCTCCAACACGCAGCTTGTCTTGAGGAGGGGCTTTGCCCTCTGGGCGGCAGTCGTTACACTAGCGGCGGGCGTCGCTGTCCACTTTGCCTTTCCTGTCCCGGAAATCCCGATGTCCAGCTCAGCGAACGTCACTGAAATCTGGTCCAACGTGTCCACGGCTATGCCCACGGCTTGGACAGAACAGACACCTATGCGCCTCTGA
- the LOC144006155 gene encoding multidrug and toxin extrusion protein 1-like, whose product MAMEAFRGRGWRTAVGFAASPMMSDTHLSPSRRRVTAGRCAMSRFTLRLPDEYKRETLHLLKLAGPVFISQLMSFLIGFVSLVFCGHLGKTELAGVALAIAVINVSGISIGSGLGSACDTLISQTYGSGNMKLVGVILQRGILILLLACFPCWAVLLNTQPLLLAVGQSAHVARLSQLYVNIFMPALPAVFMYQLQARYLQNQGIMWPQVISAATCNVFNAIINYVFLTVLDLGVAGSAAANAISQYSLMVFLFVYMNAKGLHKATWDGWSLDSLREWGPFLRLALPSMLMMCLDWWLYEIAGFLAGLISEVELGAESILYQLAIMVFMFPMAFSIVASVRVGNALGAGNTEQAKLSGKVSVTCAVVVSCFTGTFLAVSRNVVAYIFTTDKDIVARVANVLKMYSVSHIADSVTAVTGGIVRGAGKQTVGAVCSLVGYYVVGFPIGVSLMFPINLGIFGLWVGFLVCVVVQALFYTVYLCKLNWKKATVEAMVRAGVHVRKEDKIFVIDDKVCEQQVSTPTSNPSSPEQSELDGTVPLSVRQLALRRGLAVLVMLAILGVGVFVSRMLVTLQSD is encoded by the exons ATGGCGATGGAAGCCTTtaggggccgggggtggcggaCCGCGGTGGGCTTTGCCGCATCACCGATGATGAGCGACACCCAC CTTTCACCGTCGCGTCGCCGGGTCACGGCGGGCCGCTGCGCCATGTCGCGCTTCACGCTGCGGCTGCCCGACGAATACAAGAGAGAAACGCTGCACTTGCTGAAGCTGGCCGGCCCGGTG TTCATTTCTCAGCTGATGAGCTTCCTGATAGGCTTCGTCAGCCTGGTGTTCTGCGGTCACCTGGGAAAAACCGAGCTGGCCGGCGTGGCGTTAGCGATAGCG GTGATAAACGTCTCGGGTATTTCCATTGGCAGCGGCCTGGGGTCGGCATGCGATACGCTTATATCtcag ACGTACGGCAGCGGCAACATGAAGCTGGTGGGAGTGATCCTGCAGAGGGGCATCCTCATCTTGCTGCTGGCCTGCTTTCCCTGCTGGGCTGTCCTGCTCAACACGCAGCCCCTCCTGCTGGCCGTTGGCCAGAGCGCCCATGTCGCCAG GCTCTCTCAGCTCTACGTCAACATCTTCATGCCGGCTTTACCC GCTGTCTTCATGTACCAGCTGCAGGCGAGGTATCTTCAGAATCAG GGGATCATGTGGCCTCAGGTGATCTCAGCAGCCACCTGCAACGTTTTCAATGCAATCATCAACTACGTCTTTCTGACAGTGCTGGATCTCGGGGTGGC TGGATCAGCGGCCGCTAATGCCATCTCACAGTACTCCTTgatggtgtttttgtttgtgtacatGAATGCCAAGGGTCTTCACAAAGCCACATGGGATG GTTGGTCGCTCGACAGCTTGCGTGAGTGGGGTCCCTTCCTGCGTCTGGCGCTGCCCAGCATGCTGATGATGTGTCTGGACTGGTGGCTGTATGAGATCGCCGGCTTCCTGGCCGGTTTGATCAGCGAGGTGGAGCTGGGAGCCGAGTCCATCCTGTACCAGCTGGCCATCATGGTCTTTATG TTCCCGATGGCCTTTTCCATAGTGGCCAGCGTTCGCGTGGGAAACGCTCTCGGGGCCGGAAACACCGAGCAAGCAAAATTGAGCGGGAAGGTGTCCGTTACATGCGCAG TGGTGGTCTCGTGCTTTACCGGAACCTTCCTGGCCGTGTCCCGCAACGTCGTTGCTTACATTTTCACCACAGACAA GGACATCGTGGCAAGAGTAGCAAATGTTTTGAAGATGTACAGCGTCAGCCACATAGCTGATTCCGTCACG GCCGTGACAGGAGGAATCGTCCGGGGCGCCGGGAAGCAAACGGTGGGCGCGGTGTGCAGTTTGGTTGGCTACTACGTGGTGGGCTTCCCCATCGGAGTGTCGCTCATGTTCCCCATCAACTTGGGAATCTTTG GACTGTGGGTGGGATTCCTGGTTTGTGTGGTGGTGCAGGCCCTCTTTTACACCGTCTATTTGTGCAAGCTCAACTGGAAAAAAGCCACAGTGGAG GCGATGGTACGTGCTGGAGTTCATGTTAGAAAAGAAGACAAGATCTTTGTCATCGACGACAAAG tATGTGAGCAGCAGGTGAGTACCCCCACGTCCAATCCTTCGAGTCCGGAACAATCCGAGCTGGACGGAACCGTCCCGTTGTCGGTCCGGCAACTGGCACTACGTCGTGGCCTGGCGGTACTCGTCATGCTCGCTATCCTCGGGGTTGGAGTGTTCGTCAGCAGGATGCTGGTCACGCTGCAGTCGGACTGA